A genomic stretch from Chloroflexota bacterium includes:
- a CDS encoding FAD-binding oxidoreductase, with protein sequence MSTDYPYTGRLSRWEEIAEGLAIVGVQALENPFPFNPGQYATLGLMGPEKLVQRPMSISSSADRLDEYEFFIRLVEGGEFTPLLWERRVGDPINIKGAKGRFVLQDDGRTGLLVASGTGLAPFMSMIETLRARGQTRDLVLLHGASHDFDLAWRGQLEELVASGSFPLRYAGTVSRPQNCPDWTGLTGRVEAIVEGQLDKHRLTPENTTIYLCGNPDMIEAVEAMASARGFPPEQVRKELYWPKGRED encoded by the coding sequence ATGAGCACCGACTACCCGTACACCGGGCGGCTGAGCCGCTGGGAGGAGATCGCCGAGGGCCTGGCGATCGTCGGCGTGCAGGCGCTCGAGAACCCGTTCCCCTTCAATCCGGGCCAGTACGCCACCCTGGGCCTCATGGGTCCCGAGAAGCTGGTGCAGCGCCCGATGTCAATCTCCTCCTCCGCCGACCGATTGGACGAGTACGAGTTCTTCATCCGCCTGGTGGAGGGTGGCGAGTTCACGCCGCTCCTCTGGGAGCGGCGGGTGGGCGACCCGATCAACATCAAGGGCGCCAAGGGCCGCTTCGTCCTCCAGGACGATGGGCGAACCGGGCTGCTGGTGGCGAGCGGCACCGGCCTGGCGCCGTTCATGAGCATGATCGAGACGCTGCGCGCCCGCGGTCAGACGCGCGACCTGGTCCTGCTGCATGGCGCGAGCCACGACTTCGACCTGGCCTGGCGCGGCCAGCTGGAGGAGCTCGTCGCCTCGGGGAGCTTCCCGCTCAGGTACGCCGGGACGGTATCCCGGCCGCAGAACTGCCCGGACTGGACCGGGCTCACCGGCCGGGTCGAGGCGATCGTCGAGGGTCAGCTCGACAAGCATCGGCTCACGCCGGAGAACACCACCATCTACCTGTGCGGCAACCCCGACATGATCGAGGCGGTCGAGGCGATGGCATCGGCGCGTGGCTTCCCGCCGGAGCAGGTCCGCAAGGAGCTGTACTGGCCCAAGGGAAGGGAGGACTGA
- a CDS encoding methionine--tRNA ligase → MADRFYLTTAIFYPSAGPALHSLFEAIGADAIARYQRLLGKDVRFLTGMDEHSANLERQARERGVEPRALVDEWAASWRAGFDRFEISYDRFIRTTDPDHAAASTEMVRRALATGDIYKGTYAGWFCPGDNEFKTDSQIVDGHCPDHPTLALQWLEEENYFFRLSRYQGALEQLYLEHPSFCEPEHFRNEVLGWLNDGVTDFSISRAGGTWGIPFPDDPSHRIYVWFDALTNYLTGAGFPDDLGSFERWWPADLHVIGKNITRFHCLYWPAMLMSAGLPLPESVFAHGFMLMRGERMSKSRGNILDPEVAAALFGVDGVRYVVLREIPFDRDGDVTAESLMRRYNAELANDLGNLVNRTVSMSARYLDRALPPVASADAAADQELRAAAAAAVESYHGAMGRLHLDEALGAIMDLTSAANGYAESQAPWARNKEGDQARVGAILAAMAETCRILGHLMAPFTPAAAAELHAQLGVSVPYDDRGAGGPGLDRLLTWGSVPVGWETGDAQPLFPRVELSEGDEAQAGDPP, encoded by the coding sequence GTGGCTGATCGCTTCTACCTGACCACGGCCATCTTCTACCCGAGCGCCGGACCGGCGCTGCACTCGCTGTTCGAGGCAATCGGGGCGGATGCCATTGCCCGCTACCAGCGGCTGCTGGGCAAGGACGTCCGCTTCCTGACCGGCATGGACGAGCATTCCGCCAACCTCGAGCGCCAGGCACGTGAGCGCGGGGTCGAGCCACGCGCCCTGGTCGACGAATGGGCTGCCAGCTGGCGGGCCGGGTTCGATCGGTTCGAGATCAGCTACGACCGCTTCATCCGCACCACCGACCCCGACCACGCCGCCGCTTCGACCGAGATGGTGCGCCGCGCGCTGGCGACCGGCGACATCTACAAGGGCACCTACGCCGGCTGGTTCTGCCCCGGCGACAACGAGTTCAAGACCGACAGCCAGATCGTCGACGGGCATTGCCCGGACCATCCCACCCTGGCGCTGCAGTGGCTGGAGGAGGAGAACTACTTCTTCCGCCTGTCGCGCTACCAGGGCGCGCTCGAACAGCTGTATCTCGAGCACCCGTCCTTCTGCGAACCGGAGCACTTCCGCAACGAGGTGCTCGGCTGGCTCAACGACGGGGTTACCGACTTCTCGATCAGTCGCGCCGGCGGGACATGGGGGATCCCCTTCCCCGACGACCCGTCGCACCGCATCTACGTCTGGTTCGACGCGCTCACCAACTACCTGACCGGCGCCGGCTTCCCCGACGACCTGGGCTCGTTTGAGCGCTGGTGGCCGGCGGACCTCCACGTCATCGGCAAGAACATCACGCGCTTCCATTGCCTGTACTGGCCGGCGATGCTGATGAGCGCGGGGCTGCCACTGCCCGAGAGCGTCTTCGCACACGGCTTCATGCTGATGCGCGGCGAGCGGATGTCGAAGTCACGCGGCAACATCCTCGATCCGGAGGTGGCGGCGGCGCTGTTCGGGGTCGACGGCGTGCGCTACGTCGTCCTGCGCGAGATTCCCTTTGATCGCGACGGCGACGTGACCGCCGAGAGCCTGATGCGGCGCTACAACGCCGAGCTCGCCAACGACCTGGGCAACCTCGTCAACCGGACGGTCAGCATGAGCGCCCGCTACCTGGATCGGGCCTTGCCGCCGGTTGCCAGCGCTGACGCTGCAGCGGACCAGGAGCTGCGGGCCGCCGCCGCCGCCGCGGTGGAGTCCTATCACGGCGCCATGGGGCGCCTCCACCTCGACGAGGCCCTCGGGGCGATCATGGACCTGACTTCCGCCGCCAACGGCTACGCCGAGTCGCAGGCGCCCTGGGCACGCAACAAGGAGGGGGACCAGGCGCGGGTGGGGGCGATCCTGGCCGCCATGGCGGAGACGTGCCGCATCCTGGGGCACCTGATGGCGCCCTTCACCCCGGCTGCCGCCGCGGAGCTGCACGCCCAGCTGGGCGTGTCCGTCCCGTACGACGATCGTGGCGCTGGCGGCCCGGGTCTGGATCGGCTTCTGACATGGGGCTCGGTACCCGTCGGCTGGGAGACGGGTGACGCGCAGCCGCTCTTCCCGCGCGTCGAGCTATCTGAGGGCGACGAGGCGCAGGCCGGAGACCCTCCCTGA
- a CDS encoding CPBP family intramembrane glutamic endopeptidase gives MPPPNAPRSMNVAGLRLPVRETIVVLVTTFVLVIDWYHPLLVGIGPELSQGLARVALYLVVPMLTLLLLGERLRDYGLRIGEWRIGLPVIVGLAALATPIVLIVSGLPDFDLYYSQVPASLPGALVGNALDVGAAEFLFRGFLMWALIGLAGPMGVVLATFPFVFSHLGKPELETLSTFFGGLTFGWIAWRTRSILYGALLHAYLISLIVVVASA, from the coding sequence GTGCCACCGCCCAACGCCCCCCGAAGCATGAATGTCGCCGGCCTGCGCCTGCCAGTGCGCGAGACGATCGTCGTGCTGGTCACGACCTTCGTGCTCGTGATCGACTGGTACCACCCGCTCCTGGTGGGGATCGGTCCGGAGCTGAGCCAGGGACTGGCGCGAGTGGCGCTCTACCTGGTCGTGCCGATGCTGACCCTCCTCCTCCTCGGAGAGCGCCTGCGGGACTACGGCCTGCGCATCGGGGAATGGCGGATCGGGCTGCCGGTCATCGTCGGCCTGGCCGCACTGGCGACGCCGATCGTCCTGATCGTTTCCGGGCTGCCCGACTTCGACCTCTACTACAGCCAGGTGCCCGCCTCGCTGCCCGGCGCCCTGGTCGGCAACGCGCTGGACGTTGGTGCGGCCGAGTTCCTGTTTCGTGGCTTCCTGATGTGGGCCCTGATCGGCCTTGCCGGACCGATGGGCGTCGTCCTGGCGACGTTCCCCTTCGTCTTCAGCCACCTCGGCAAACCGGAGCTCGAGACCCTCTCGACCTTCTTCGGTGGGCTGACATTCGGATGGATCGCGTGGCGAACTCGATCGATCCTGTACGGCGCCCTCCTGCACGCCTACCTGATCAGCCTGATCGTGGTGGTCGCCTCGGCCTAG
- a CDS encoding single-stranded DNA-binding protein, whose protein sequence is MNKVFLVGRLTRDPELRTLPSGKPVANFVIATNEFRGSGAPERTEYHNLVAWDRLAEICGQFLSKGQLVDVEGRLQTRQWDDDGGVRHWKTEIVINQLEMLSGRGKKEYAKEAQTVAATGEDGLPSAIASETNGAEEALVAM, encoded by the coding sequence ATGAACAAGGTATTTCTGGTCGGGCGGCTCACCCGTGACCCTGAGCTGCGAACGCTGCCGTCGGGCAAGCCGGTGGCGAATTTCGTGATTGCCACCAACGAGTTCCGTGGCAGTGGAGCGCCGGAGCGGACCGAGTACCACAACCTCGTGGCGTGGGACCGGCTGGCGGAGATCTGCGGGCAGTTCCTCTCGAAGGGACAGCTGGTCGACGTCGAAGGGCGTCTCCAGACTCGCCAGTGGGACGATGACGGTGGCGTCCGGCACTGGAAAACTGAGATCGTCATCAACCAGCTCGAGATGCTCTCCGGACGCGGCAAGAAGGAGTACGCCAAGGAGGCGCAGACCGTCGCCGCAACCGGCGAGGATGGCCTCCCGTCGGCGATCGCCAGCGAGACCAACGGCGCCGAGGAAGCGCTCGTCGCGATGTGA
- a CDS encoding TatD family hydrolase yields the protein MSRHRTPAHLPGLIDSHCHLQDAAFDADREAVIGRAVEAGIARILVPGYDLASSRAAVALAAAHPGLIDAAVGVHPHFSAVPTPADWDELAALAAEPRVVAVGEIGLDFHRDLSPREAQRAALERQLAMAAAVGKPVLVHDREAHDEVRTALLAWQGLGAGTLRGVLHCFSGDAILARDLAAGGYLISFALPVSFASARGPRAAAAALPEGTYLVETDSPWLAPGGGEQRNEPTTALRVTAELARLRGTSPEAIASEVAAAYRSLVGGSSAPG from the coding sequence CTGAGTCGCCACCGCACGCCGGCCCACCTGCCCGGGCTGATCGACTCGCATTGTCACCTTCAGGACGCCGCCTTCGACGCCGATCGCGAGGCGGTCATCGGGCGGGCCGTCGAGGCGGGGATCGCCCGCATCCTGGTCCCGGGCTACGACCTTGCCTCGTCGCGGGCGGCGGTCGCATTGGCCGCGGCGCATCCGGGGCTGATCGACGCGGCGGTGGGCGTGCATCCGCACTTCTCGGCCGTTCCCACGCCTGCCGACTGGGACGAGCTGGCCGCCCTTGCCGCCGAACCGCGGGTCGTGGCGGTGGGGGAGATCGGCCTCGACTTCCATCGGGACCTGTCGCCGCGGGAGGCCCAGCGTGCGGCGCTCGAGCGTCAGCTGGCGATGGCGGCGGCGGTCGGAAAGCCGGTGCTGGTCCACGACCGCGAGGCACACGACGAGGTACGGACCGCCCTCCTGGCGTGGCAGGGTCTCGGAGCGGGCACCCTGCGCGGAGTGCTGCACTGCTTCTCGGGCGACGCGATCCTGGCGCGGGACCTGGCCGCGGGCGGCTACCTCATCAGCTTCGCGCTACCGGTCAGCTTCGCGTCGGCCCGAGGTCCGCGAGCCGCGGCTGCGGCGCTTCCCGAAGGAACCTATCTGGTCGAGACCGATTCGCCCTGGCTGGCGCCGGGAGGCGGCGAACAGCGGAACGAGCCGACCACGGCGTTGCGGGTGACAGCTGAGCTGGCGCGGCTTCGCGGGACGTCACCGGAGGCCATCGCCTCGGAGGTGGCGGCGGCCTACCGCTCGCTGGTCGGCGGCTCGTCAGCCCCTGGGTAG
- the groES gene encoding co-chaperone GroES gives MATKVASETKLKPLGDRLVVRPSAREEMTKSGIVLPDTVKERPQEGTILAVGPGRTLDDGSREPIEVAVGEKILFQKYAGTEFKLDDEDLLILSQKDVLAVIK, from the coding sequence ATGGCCACCAAGGTCGCATCGGAGACCAAGCTCAAGCCCCTGGGCGACCGCCTGGTCGTCAGGCCCAGCGCCCGGGAGGAGATGACCAAGAGCGGCATCGTCCTGCCCGATACGGTCAAGGAGCGCCCCCAGGAAGGGACGATCCTGGCGGTCGGACCGGGGCGCACCCTGGACGACGGCAGCCGTGAGCCGATCGAGGTCGCGGTCGGGGAGAAGATCCTGTTCCAGAAGTACGCCGGGACCGAGTTCAAGCTGGATGACGAGGATCTGCTGATCCTCTCCCAGAAGGACGTCCTGGCAGTCATCAAGTAG
- a CDS encoding nitrilase-related carbon-nitrogen hydrolase: MEYRIGLAQYAPRLGEVDGNLELARGWMRRATGEGAQLVAFPELALSGYLLSDLVPEVAMRADDPRLAALSRDAPGVVLAIGFVEETNAHRFCNSAALLRDGELIGLHRKVYLPTYGMFDEGRFTRAGDRIRTHAVGEPLGSIGVSICEDFWHASLPMLQALDGASLLVNLAAGPARAPGSSAGLAAIAGWHKMQDTYALLGTVAVAFCNRVGNEEGLTFWGGSRLLGADGSTIAEGPLYEEALVVGSIDTDDLRMQRYGLPLLSDERVELVRRELDRIIAERAGLPSPPGEGEA, encoded by the coding sequence GTGGAATACCGGATCGGGCTGGCGCAATATGCCCCCCGCCTCGGCGAGGTCGACGGCAACCTTGAGCTCGCTCGCGGCTGGATGCGTCGTGCCACCGGCGAGGGGGCACAGCTCGTCGCCTTCCCCGAGCTGGCGCTGAGCGGCTACCTCCTCTCCGACCTGGTGCCCGAGGTCGCCATGCGGGCGGACGACCCACGCCTGGCGGCCCTCAGCCGCGATGCGCCAGGCGTCGTGCTGGCCATCGGCTTCGTCGAGGAGACCAATGCGCACCGCTTCTGCAACAGCGCCGCGCTGCTCCGCGATGGCGAGCTGATCGGCCTGCACCGCAAGGTCTACCTGCCGACCTACGGCATGTTCGACGAGGGGCGATTCACCCGGGCGGGTGATCGGATCCGGACCCATGCGGTGGGGGAGCCGCTGGGCAGCATCGGGGTCAGCATCTGCGAGGACTTCTGGCATGCCAGCCTGCCGATGCTCCAGGCGCTCGACGGTGCCAGCCTGCTCGTCAACCTGGCGGCGGGTCCGGCCCGCGCCCCCGGCAGCTCGGCCGGGCTGGCGGCAATCGCCGGCTGGCACAAGATGCAGGACACCTACGCGCTGCTCGGCACGGTGGCGGTCGCGTTCTGCAACCGGGTCGGCAACGAGGAGGGGCTCACCTTCTGGGGTGGCTCGCGCCTGCTCGGAGCCGATGGATCGACCATTGCCGAGGGCCCCCTGTACGAGGAGGCACTGGTGGTCGGCTCGATCGACACCGACGATCTGCGCATGCAGCGCTATGGCCTTCCGCTCCTCTCCGATGAGCGCGTCGAGCTCGTCCGTCGCGAGCTGGACCGCATCATCGCGGAGCGCGCTGGCCTGCCGTCGCCACCCGGCGAGGGCGAGGCGTGA
- a CDS encoding YdeI/OmpD-associated family protein: MKFHALIEGAGKTAAGIEVPPEVVTALGQTKRPPVRVTINGYTYRSTVATVGGRFMVGVSNEVRASAGVAAGDEVDVELELDTAPREVAVPPELAKELAGDPAAHQAFEALSYSRQRTLVDPVANAKTAETRDRNIAKALTSLRGKRS; the protein is encoded by the coding sequence ATGAAATTCCACGCCCTGATCGAGGGCGCCGGCAAGACGGCGGCGGGTATCGAGGTTCCCCCGGAGGTTGTCACAGCCCTCGGGCAGACCAAGCGGCCCCCGGTGCGGGTCACGATCAACGGCTACACCTACCGAAGCACGGTTGCGACCGTCGGGGGCCGCTTCATGGTGGGCGTCAGCAACGAGGTACGAGCCAGCGCTGGCGTTGCGGCGGGGGATGAGGTCGACGTCGAGCTGGAGCTCGATACGGCGCCGCGGGAGGTTGCCGTCCCGCCCGAACTGGCCAAGGAACTGGCCGGCGACCCGGCAGCTCACCAGGCCTTCGAGGCGCTCTCCTACAGCAGGCAGCGAACGCTGGTGGACCCGGTGGCGAACGCGAAGACGGCCGAGACGCGTGATCGCAACATCGCCAAGGCGCTCACCTCCCTGCGCGGAAAGCGCAGCTAG
- the rsmI gene encoding 16S rRNA (cytidine(1402)-2'-O)-methyltransferase gives MAGRLLVVGTPIGNLGDLTPRAADALRSADLVVAEDTRMARRLLAHLGAKRPTVSYNDHSPDTRMGELLDRLATGATLAFTTDAGMPAVSDPGARLVEAARTAGAVIEVVPGPSAVTAAMAAAGVESLGFLFGGFLPPRPATARLAALHRLLDATGSAGLPLVLFEAPHRIASLLGALDELVPAARVAVCRELTKLHEEVLIGTPEEVRRLLREPRGELTLVISRVPRPEPAAAVAVSALVDAAVRAGLSPRTSVELLRAAGVPRREAYRAVQSASAISAD, from the coding sequence GTGGCGGGCCGCCTCCTGGTGGTGGGAACACCGATCGGCAACCTCGGGGACCTCACTCCGCGCGCGGCCGACGCGCTGCGCTCCGCTGACCTGGTTGTCGCCGAGGACACCCGGATGGCCCGTCGCCTCCTCGCGCACCTCGGGGCGAAGCGGCCGACCGTCAGCTACAACGACCATTCGCCCGATACCCGAATGGGCGAGCTCCTGGATCGCCTCGCCACGGGAGCCACGCTCGCCTTCACGACCGATGCTGGCATGCCCGCCGTCTCAGATCCCGGCGCGCGCCTCGTCGAGGCCGCCAGAACGGCCGGGGCCGTGATCGAAGTGGTGCCCGGGCCGTCGGCGGTGACGGCGGCGATGGCGGCGGCCGGGGTCGAGTCGCTCGGCTTCCTGTTCGGTGGCTTCCTGCCCCCGCGTCCCGCCACTGCGCGGCTGGCCGCGCTGCACCGTCTGCTCGACGCAACCGGGTCTGCCGGGTTGCCGCTGGTGCTCTTCGAGGCGCCACACCGCATCGCGTCACTGTTGGGCGCGCTCGATGAACTGGTCCCAGCGGCGCGGGTTGCCGTCTGCCGCGAGCTGACCAAGCTGCACGAGGAGGTCCTGATCGGGACCCCCGAGGAAGTGCGGAGGCTCTTGCGCGAGCCGCGGGGCGAGCTGACCCTGGTCATCAGCCGCGTCCCGAGGCCGGAGCCGGCGGCAGCCGTGGCCGTGAGCGCGCTTGTCGATGCCGCGGTCCGTGCCGGTCTGTCGCCGCGCACCAGCGTCGAGCTGCTGCGCGCAGCCGGAGTCCCACGTCGCGAGGCGTACCGGGCAGTGCAGTCAGCGTCAGCGATAAGCGCGGACTAA
- a CDS encoding SRPBCC family protein — translation MSRFEESIEVGVPIRVAYDQWTQFEDFPKFMEGVERVDQLDDKHLRWTASIAGQRKEWKAEIVDQTPDTRIAWKSIEGAENAGAVLFRALDEHRTLVTLRIDADPEGPVEAVGDALGFLQRQVRGDLERFKEHMERRARESDGWRGEIHGDEVRPDPASTSGAPK, via the coding sequence ATGTCGCGCTTTGAAGAATCGATCGAGGTGGGCGTCCCCATCCGGGTGGCGTATGACCAGTGGACGCAGTTCGAAGACTTTCCGAAGTTCATGGAGGGCGTCGAGCGCGTGGACCAGCTGGACGACAAGCACCTGCGCTGGACCGCATCCATCGCGGGTCAGCGGAAAGAGTGGAAGGCGGAGATCGTCGACCAGACGCCAGACACGCGCATTGCCTGGAAGAGCATCGAGGGTGCTGAAAACGCCGGCGCCGTCCTGTTTCGGGCGCTCGATGAGCATCGGACATTGGTGACACTCCGCATCGATGCCGACCCTGAGGGGCCGGTCGAGGCCGTCGGGGATGCGTTGGGCTTCCTCCAGCGGCAGGTTCGTGGCGACCTCGAGCGGTTCAAGGAGCATATGGAGCGCCGCGCGCGCGAGAGCGACGGCTGGCGAGGCGAAATTCACGGAGACGAAGTGCGTCCGGATCCGGCCTCCACATCCGGAGCGCCGAAGTAG
- a CDS encoding DUF4242 domain-containing protein: MPTYMNMHDIPGVKAEDVAGAHEADLKVQDKYGVNYKQYWVDEADGKVFCLVDAPDKESAARTHREAHGLEAHTLYEVKPGE, from the coding sequence ATGCCAACCTACATGAACATGCACGACATTCCGGGCGTGAAGGCCGAGGATGTCGCCGGAGCCCACGAGGCCGATCTGAAGGTCCAGGACAAGTACGGCGTCAACTACAAGCAGTACTGGGTTGACGAGGCCGATGGCAAGGTCTTCTGCCTCGTCGATGCGCCCGACAAGGAGAGCGCCGCCCGCACGCACCGTGAGGCGCACGGTCTCGAGGCGCACACCCTCTACGAGGTGAAGCCCGGCGAGTAG
- a CDS encoding NAD+ synthase produces MSAPLPEIDAPSALEVITAFIRSQAEQTGFQRLVVGLSGGVDSATVAFLAARAIGADNVLAVRMPYRSSSPNSEADAMRVVNALGCRTERVDITPMVDPMLALISGDDEAALRVRRGNVMARQRMIVLYDRSAAFDALVVGTSNKTEALLGYGTLYGDMASALAPIGDLYKSQLRAVADALGVPEEILAKPPSADLWPDQTDEAELGASYDDLDRLLYALVDRRWSVERCVAAGLDAELVAWVVQRVARNEFKRQTPPVAKVSLRTPGVDHLYPRRRPGSRRRS; encoded by the coding sequence GTGAGCGCGCCGCTCCCGGAGATCGACGCGCCCTCCGCGCTCGAGGTCATCACCGCCTTCATCCGCTCGCAGGCCGAGCAGACCGGCTTCCAACGGCTGGTGGTGGGCCTCTCCGGCGGCGTCGATTCAGCGACCGTCGCCTTCCTGGCGGCGCGCGCGATCGGCGCGGACAACGTGCTGGCGGTCCGCATGCCCTATCGCAGCTCGTCGCCGAACTCGGAGGCCGATGCCATGCGCGTGGTGAACGCCCTGGGCTGCCGGACCGAGCGGGTCGACATCACCCCGATGGTCGACCCGATGCTCGCCCTGATCAGCGGCGATGACGAGGCAGCGCTCCGGGTGCGGCGCGGCAACGTGATGGCCCGCCAGCGCATGATCGTGCTGTACGACCGATCAGCCGCGTTCGACGCCCTGGTGGTGGGGACGAGCAACAAGACAGAGGCGCTGCTCGGCTACGGCACGCTCTACGGCGACATGGCCAGCGCCCTGGCGCCGATCGGCGACCTGTACAAGAGCCAGCTGCGCGCGGTGGCGGATGCCCTTGGCGTGCCCGAGGAGATTCTCGCCAAGCCGCCATCGGCCGACCTGTGGCCGGACCAGACCGACGAGGCCGAGCTCGGAGCCAGCTATGACGACCTGGACCGGCTTCTCTATGCGCTCGTCGACCGGCGGTGGAGCGTGGAGCGCTGCGTCGCGGCCGGCCTCGATGCCGAGCTCGTGGCATGGGTCGTGCAGCGCGTGGCCCGCAACGAGTTCAAGCGCCAGACCCCGCCGGTCGCCAAGGTCAGCCTGCGCACGCCCGGCGTCGACCACCTCTACCCGCGCCGGCGGCCCGGCTCGCGGCGCCGGAGCTGA
- a CDS encoding MFS transporter has product MRLPVSLDVLKERSFARYLAAVAVDHLGSGMAMVALAFAVLEFGGATDLGIVLLAREVPLIVLLLLGGVFADRVPRRTILVVSDLVKGSAQVGTATLLFTGTADVWNVAFLQAIFGMAGAFSRPATTGMVREAVSDARLQEANALLGLSSSIFFIAGPAIGAIIVAAGSPAWAIAVDSVTFFVSAALIASMHLTATVRIASASILGDLRDGWREFVERTWAVAMVVSFGLFQLTYFPALLVLGPLMAKEQLGGAGAWGTILAVESLGAVVGGMFALRLRFQRPLVASQLMVLPAGLMLASLAVPLPLIGLAVVSFANGVGFAVGSTLWMTALQRNVPEHVLSRISSFDWLGSVALNPIGYALIGPIAMAIGTAETLVVAAILNVAVCVGVVLVPSVRRIGMHARSPIAAPESGG; this is encoded by the coding sequence GTGCGACTCCCAGTGTCTCTCGACGTGCTGAAGGAGCGGAGCTTTGCCCGCTACCTGGCGGCCGTCGCGGTCGACCACCTCGGCTCGGGCATGGCAATGGTGGCACTCGCCTTCGCGGTGCTCGAGTTCGGCGGCGCCACGGACCTGGGGATCGTGCTGCTGGCCCGCGAGGTTCCGCTCATCGTCCTCCTGCTCCTCGGCGGCGTCTTCGCCGACCGCGTGCCGCGTCGGACGATCCTCGTCGTCAGCGACCTCGTGAAGGGCTCGGCGCAGGTCGGCACGGCGACCCTCCTCTTCACCGGCACCGCCGACGTCTGGAATGTCGCCTTCCTGCAGGCGATATTCGGCATGGCGGGCGCCTTTTCCCGGCCCGCCACGACCGGGATGGTTCGAGAGGCGGTCAGTGATGCGCGGCTCCAGGAAGCCAACGCGCTCCTTGGGCTCTCGAGCAGCATCTTCTTCATCGCGGGGCCAGCCATCGGGGCCATCATCGTCGCCGCTGGCAGCCCGGCCTGGGCAATTGCGGTCGACTCGGTCACGTTCTTCGTATCGGCGGCGCTGATCGCATCGATGCACCTGACCGCAACGGTTCGGATCGCCTCGGCCTCGATCCTCGGAGACCTTCGCGACGGCTGGCGGGAGTTCGTCGAGCGCACGTGGGCGGTGGCCATGGTCGTCTCCTTCGGCCTGTTCCAGCTCACGTACTTCCCTGCCCTGCTCGTGCTCGGCCCGCTCATGGCCAAGGAGCAACTGGGTGGCGCCGGAGCGTGGGGCACGATCCTGGCCGTCGAATCGCTCGGCGCCGTCGTCGGCGGCATGTTCGCACTGCGGCTCAGGTTCCAGCGGCCGCTCGTCGCCTCACAGCTGATGGTCCTGCCTGCGGGGCTGATGCTGGCCTCCCTCGCCGTCCCGCTCCCATTGATCGGGCTCGCCGTGGTCAGCTTCGCCAACGGAGTCGGCTTTGCCGTCGGCAGCACGCTCTGGATGACGGCGCTCCAACGGAACGTGCCCGAGCACGTGCTGTCAAGGATCAGCTCCTTCGACTGGCTTGGCTCCGTGGCGCTCAACCCGATCGGCTACGCGCTGATCGGGCCCATCGCCATGGCCATTGGGACCGCCGAGACACTGGTCGTCGCCGCAATCCTCAATGTCGCTGTATGCGTCGGCGTGGTCCTGGTTCCGTCCGTGCGCCGCATCGGAATGCACGCGCGTTCTCCGATCGCGGCGCCGGAATCGGGCGGGTAG